The region CCAGGTGCTTTGAAATTCAAGCTGTGGCCTGACCAGCATCAGCCAGCCGAAGCATCAAAGCTTGGCTCAGAAACAACCACGAATGAGGCGCAGtttcttaaaatgttttcaaatgttttgGCTTTTGTCTTCTTGTCCATGGAAATCACCGTGCGCTTGCTTCTGGCATGCCGCCGTGGGCCATGCCTCTGTATGAATGCGTGCCCATGCATATGTgactgtttatgtctgtgtgtggtcTTTGTAAGACGAGGATGTTTCCCCCTGAGGGGATGGATGTACAGATCCATTTCAAAGCCCAGAGAGCTCCCTTCCCCCCGTACGTCCCCCCCAACATCGTGTTCCCAGCAGAGTCCAGACTGTCAGTGAGAGCAGAGCCTTTTAAAAGCCTGCATGTGCTGTTAAACATGGCTAAGCTGTGACTTTCTGCGGTGATCATCCAGCCTTACAGAACAGAGGGCGCCATTAGAGAGGGTGCAGAGACGAGATAGCTTTGACTAATAGCGCTCTCTTCGTAGTGTTGTGTCTTCGTCCCGCTGTTTGTACAGCAAAATGTTAGACGTTCACATGCTGCTTTGGCTGCGCTGGGTTGGGTACACTGCAGGTTTCAGGTATCTCTGAGCTTTCAGTCATTCAGTCAGAGACCGAGGCTGAGCTTCTGATGCTGGATCAGCCTTTTGTCTCCGGCTGACATGTGCACCCCCTGTGATACAAAGTCCCTTAAATGTTTACGTGTGTTTATAAGTGTTGGCCATCAATCATTTATTTGTTgatttaattaatattttatgcCATGAATTTCAAGTAGATTCACGTACACTAAATACAAAAGACTTTCATTgttcagtaaaaaaacaaaaacaaaaaaacaggagaGTACGCTGATGTTTGATGTCCTTGAACAAGTCAATAAATGTCGACCTGCAgcacatgacctctgacctctccacTGAAATTTGAGCATGTGTGTCTAAAGGAAACTTATGAAATGTCTCCAACTCTTTAACGAAGCCCTCTGAGGTGCATCCGTGTCACCTCTGAGGTGTCTCACGAACACAAATCCCAACGTTTCTCGTCTTTATCCGAGGAGGAGGTTTACGGTGCTGAAAGGCAACGTGGTTCTGCACACACGGCTTCTGGATAGCCTTTAATGGCCTGCTGCTGTGTGGTAGCAGGCGGGAATATCAGTGCACACGCTCTGCTAATTTGCAACCATGTGTTTCTTCTGATttctaaataaaacactaagAATCGCTCCAGCACCTCCAGTGGAACGCCACCCTCCTCGCCACCTAGGGCTGATCCAAGACACACTATGGACAGAGCTCATTTCCACATCGGGTGTGGTGGTGCCACATCCTGGATGAAACTCTACCTtcttctgtgaacaaagaggaACCCAGTCTGAGGGATGATTGTGCACTGGTGAATTATTCCTGAGGTGTGTGAATTTCATAGAAACAGTAAaagaaaccccccaaaaactCAAAGCAGAGGCAAACAGGTTTACTTTAGAAGCCCTCACTGCCCACCTCTTTACATAGATGACTGTGGAAAGCCCATCCTTATgcactgcagtactttcctgttgAAAGTCATGGGCATTGGCTCACTAGTCCCTCTGTTTTGGAACATTTGCAAACAGAACATAAAGTGTATTCATGCAGGGAGCACTCACTGTAGTCACTGAGTGACGTGGCAGAGCTCGGTCTAAACAGTTCTGTTTTACTGCTTTAGCCAAAATTCATTTTAAGATTGGTGAAATAACCAATGTTTAGCTCAACCTACTGTTTGTGTTAAAAGGaaatatgaacttttaaagTTTGACAGGGCTTCAAAAACCCCGTCCTGTGGATTTTCCACAGTTCACTGGTATTTTCAGATGATTTTCAGTATTACAATAAAGTCTGAAAATGGGGTGAAACTGGGactgctttctgtttttctgaaacatcAGCTCACAGTCACTGTGCATTGCTCACATTTCACCACCAGTCATTAGGCAACGCTAAGCATTTGATAAGACAGCATACAGTTCGTTGCAGTCAGTTTGGGACTTTGACTCAGTGCAACATTTCTCAGGAAAATTCAAAACTGCTTTGTTATGCAATATGTGTCCACGCACActtttcttatttgttttgaAAAAATCGCAGCAGCTACTACAGAGACCTTTAAATCTCAGCTGGCAGTGCTTATTATACAAAGTCTGATCAACCTCGCGTAAATCAATTATTAATGAAACCACCATATTCCTTTAGACAGTAAACGGTTCAGGATCAAAGATTatacagttttcttttccccgtgagtgccccccccccccacacacacacccctcctccccctccctccctctgtgatcgTTCAATGCTGCTGACTGTGTCGGACTCCGGAGCGTCACCCCGACCTGACGCTCTCTTGTACCACAGCGCAGCTGTTACCATTACTTCATCTCTTATTGGATCAAGaccgagagagagggagagagggagagagagagagagagagagagcaaaggcAAAcaagtggagagagagagagcgggagaGAGTTGGAAGCCTGCGCCGTGCTTCATCGATCTGCAGAGGTGCACCGAGGACCTTCTGTCGGACATTGGTCACATCTTTCAGTTTTTTAAGTGAATGCCAGAAGTAGAGTGACTCTTTGGAAAATGCTTCTGGGAAATTTGGTACGGTAAGACTGTGACAGTTTTGTTGGTTTGATTTCAGCGTCGTGTAGTTTTAGCTTCATTTAAAGTGTTTCCCAGCTCCGCCCCGCCTGCCCTCTAAACACAGATTGCAGGGCTGCAGAACTGATGTATCGACCTGAGAGCGAGACAATCGCTCCGTGCCTGATATCAGCGCAAACGCGCAAACCTGGAAGCTTTACCTTAAGAAAGAAGGCATTACATAAGTCTGCGAAGTATCAATTATGCAGCAGCGATGactgctgctgttatttttGGTCTGACTCACGCCGggacagatgatgatgatgatggataGCCTGGAACAGCTCATTGTCAACAATGCCGCAGATTTGTTTACCTGTGGGAGGTAAAGGTAAGCAAAAAGCTTTAGGTTAACGGTTCCACCGTGGATCACTCCCGTCTCCCTTCAGGACGTGGGTTTGGTCACCATCATCACTTTTATTATCATTCATTTTAGAATGAATTGAAATTAGCAAACGCAgtatattaaaaatgaattataCCTGAATTAGTCATCAGTCACTGGATCGTCGTAGTTTAAAGAACACACCAGTCCACGCTGAGTTGACGTCAAAATACCCGGATAACATACTGATTTTGGCAACCTTGAGCACTCTGAGGGCCGGACACGAGTCATGGCGCTGTATCGACATAGATTATGACAGCTGTAGTGTGGAGGAGAAGTCACAGTACATCTAACATCTGGCCACTACATGCTGAGTGGACAGACAATATCCAGTTACATCTGGACCTAATTGGGCTACTTTGAGACTTTCTAACTCAGTTATGGCACTGACAAGTGTTGTGCGTTCCTGGTATGGCACAGATGTGTTACCACCGCTGACACATGACACGTACGAGGTTGACCTGCAGAGTTGGGGTGACCAGAGTCACCCTGCGTCCAAACTGTCTGTCAAGGCCAAATGTGATCTGTGAGAGATCCGCCGATGTGAGTCACATTTTAGATCAAACATTTGTTTCTAAACTCGGTGTTCAGGTCATGGTCTAACTCATGGTTGAACTTATGTTACTTCATGTAAGATTTCTACTAATTTGAGTGTTTTTATTGTCTAAAATATTGAATAGTAATAAATATCATAATGGAAGAGGGAAACTCTGAATATGTAAATCTGTGTgaatctttttattattatttgggtAAAAGTGGAGACCGTCAGGCTTGTGAGGAGAGTCAACATCTGCAACTGTATGTGGGTGTAAAGGTGCACCTGGTGCACATGGCACAGCAACTTGCACAACTGTTTAGGCTTCATCATTAACAGATCTTCGAGCAACAAAGTTGCCATCTAGTTGATTCTTCAGGGAAAGTCTTACTTATTTAAGCAAGAAAATGTCCAACTGCATGATTGTGTAATTAAACCTATTAGAAGCGTTGGAGCTGCATGAAACAAAGCTCCCGTTACCATTCTGAGCTGCTTTCACCTTAAATCTGGGTTTAAGTTGTACTTTGGAAAACATCAGTTCTTGTAAAGATTTGCTGAGCAGGATACTAAAGCTGTACCAGCTCTAGAGATCCTCCaagcctgacctttgaccttgaggAGTGGAAATGTGTTAAAAAGAAATGCTCTCTGGTTTTCTGCAGGTAGTGGTTGCGTTCTGTCTGTGGGGCATTGATGTCAGCAGAGCTTATGTGTTTCAAGCCAGCCGACCTTCAGAGGGAGGGGACAACCCGCCATCTCATACTAAAAGTGAGAACACACTTGTTGTCTTAGCAACGCTTATTCTGGGCTGTTGAGTTAAGAAAGTCTTATAACTGAGCTGAAGACTGATGTGATCAAATATGGTGGAAACCTTTATTTCTGCATTTGGACCAAAATGACATTGatgtttaaaatgtgtattgCCAAGTTACATCAAAGCGAGAAAAAACACCGAGCTAGCAGCTACAGGCTGTTGGTGTTTTGTTTCTCACTCTAATCATAGCAGGATAGATGTGAATATATATCTGTATGTACATATTTCCTCCTTAATGGTTGGGCCAATGTGAACAAAACTTCAAGCAGGAACGAGTTGCATTTACTTAACTTTAACTTCACATCAACAGGAGTGTTTTAATTATGAGTTTTGACATCGAAAATCTAGATGACAAAAACCGTTATAGGAAAATTACTTGAATTTACCTTGAATGACTGTTATGGAGGCAAACCGAGCTAGAACTTGTGTACTACGACTTCTCGATTTTgcttaaagacataaaaacacattttataccAGAGCTGTGCACCATTATACTTGGTAAACGTTGTATGTGGGCATGTTTGcagcatgtgtgtctcaccaTGCCCTTCCCCTCCCTGTAGTCATTTCAGAGTGGGTCAGCTCAGCGGGCTCCTGTAAGGGGAGGTGCTTTGAGCTGGAGGTGGCCAGCCCTCCAGGATGCAGATGTGACAATCTCTGCAAAACCTACTACAGCTGCTGCTCTGACTTTGATGAGCACTGCCTGAAAACAGGTCAGGCTTCTACACACTTGCTCACGTCTCTCGTCTtttcttcacttcctgttttcttaCCCAGTCTGTGGCTCTTGGTCAACAACTAACTGCATCGAGCTGACAATGTAAACCCTTAAAAGCAGTTTAGAGATGTGTAACAGCCAATGAACAGCTACAGAGctgtctaatattaaaagtaTAGATATTTACATATGCTTCATATAACATGCCTACAAAGCTCGGGATGAGTACTTTCTCTTGTAACACAGGGAAATTTAACAAAAGCcaaaatgttcattttcatcTGATGCTAATTTAAATCTCGGTTGCATCACCTATAACTGTATGTTCATCTTGAAAACATGAAGTAAACAACTgtggaacatttaaaaaaatcttcaaaTGAATTCAGCAACCATGAGCTTCTTGTGGGTCTTCTTTTTAAAACGTATAATAAAACGTCAGCGTTGCCTGGGTATGGATAATCTGTAACACATTTTAGGACCCTCTGTTATGCAACAGAGATCTGAGATCTGAAAACGTTGGTTGGGAGAAGACAGTTAAACAGTGGAACAGGGCTCATTGGGGACTCGGAGGCAGATGAACTCGGCAGAATTTAGCCAAAGTTGAACAAGCTGTCGAGGCTGCTGGAGGCGAATGTGCAGCCTGAGCTCGTCTAACATGTGACTTGGAAGATGGTCGTGGAGCCACAGAGACACTGCATTACTTTCAAGGCTCAGTAACACAATGGTTTAATCAACAAGCTCTGTAGAGTTTGTACCACATGGCTAACGATCAGTGATGGAGTGAACGTGCTGTCCAGGAGTCTGATTGCTGGATGGGTTTCTACAGAACGAGGAGACTCTGTGGACTTTGTGACAAAAATCCTTTGAGatgccaaatcaaacacagaGCACTATGTGCTGTGAAGAAGGGAACAGCTGAAAGTCATTTTTTTAATGGACGTGGGTTCACACCTACTAACCAGGCTGTGTGAAGGATCAGCATCGTTTAGTGTCTCAGGAAACTTTTTGTGAAAACTTTGTAAGACTGCAACTTTGTACATGATAACACATTCCTTCAGAAGTTTTGTAAACGCCTGaatgaaagggaaaaaacacaagAGAGTCTTGAACGGAGCCAGTAAGAGTAACGTTATGATGTAATCAGATTGAATTTGTCATGATGCAGCACGCTGATGCGTTGTGTTTCCTGCTTTCATCTGAATTAATCAGGTAGGAAGCAGCttggtgctgctaatcaaatgcatgtATATCTTATCATGATGTCACCATCTTCCCAAGAGTGGATGTCAGACCTCTGCTCAGGCTAACtgcaaaccccccaaaacagaaCAAGAGCTGGAGCTCAGAGGCCTAAAactattcatttcattcacatgttaaatgttaaagttcatgataTTGTGCCAGGATAGGACTCTAAATTTAAGAAGGAGCATGGCAGCACAGATTAGGTCTGCTAAGTTCTATCTGAAtatacagaagaagaaaaagatcaTTAAGAGATCTGTGCACAAACAAATAACCATCAACCTCAGTCAACTGGAGCAGTGTTGCAAAGACGAGTGGACCAGTGGACTAGACTTACTTAGGTTACTGCTGCTGAAGTTGCTTCTACAAGCTGAATCATTGCATGTGCTTAGATTCTCAAAGAACTGCAGAGAATCCtgtgaaaatgttatttttcacaCACGGAAATAATCAATGAactgacttcctgtttgtgCTCAGAGGGAGGCTTTGAATGCAAACAGGAACGGTGTAGGGAGGAGAGGAATGAAGACCATGCCTGCCACTGCTCAGAGGACTGTCTGGAAAAAGGAGACTGCTGCTCAAATTACAAGTCCATGTGCAAAGGTACATGTCATTATCATTTTTAACCAAGTGACATGGAGATTAAATTTGCTTTCAAGCATGTGATGTACTGTGGTTTCCTCTCCAGGTGAGACTTCGTGGCTGCAAGAAGAATGCGAGGACATCACGAGTCCTGAATGCCCTGCAGGGTAAGATCGatgaccatccatccatctgtttatcctttttcagggtcgagGGGGGGCTggggcctatcccagctgtcccagggtgagaggcagggtacaccctggacaggtcgcccgtctaacacacagagaccgacaaccatttgcactcacattaaCCCCCGCCTTCACACCTATTTAGAGTTGCCAATTATccccactaagtgcatgtctctggattgtgggaggaagccggagtacccggggagaagccacacaaacacggggagaagaTGCAAACTCCGTGGAGTCTGATGACTAACCACGTCTCTAAAAAAAGCATAATGGCTCCACGCCTTCTATAGAAACCTGAAACACCATTTTGGAGAATAACTGCAGTTTGGTGATGTTACCAGATCAATCAGCTTTGTCATTCTTGTGCTTCTCAGCTTCGTCCGTCCTCCTCTCATCATGCTCTCGCTCGATGGGTTCAGAGCCTCCTACCTGAAGAAGGACCAGTCTGTCATCCCAAACCTTCATAAACTCAGTATGTCTTCTTTTTAACTTCATCTgtatttaagtgatttttacAGAGCCAGCAGTTTCTGTATGtcctttatttactttttgaTGAGTCAAAAATATAGCCTGGTTGCTTGTATCATCCTGTAAAATGCAGCTTTCACAACTCTTTACTTCttaaaatgcaaaatttaaCAAAAAGTTACCTTTTGTTTCCCCTCAGGAGGATGTGGCACGTCTACACCGTACATGCGACCAGTCTACCCATCAAAAACATTTCCAAATTTGTACACCTTAGCCACGGTAAGTGAGCCAGCATATTTAATGGATGGTTCATGTTGGAAGTTACAGTAAAGCTAGTCTGTTAATGAGTACTCTGTCTGAAGAATGAGCAAACACAAATGTTTGCCAGTGTGTTCAAAATGCCCTTACACTGTGCTCGTGTTGCTACTCAAGCGTTGGACTCatttttaaaacagtaaatgtgcCATCTGTCTGCAGGGCCTGTACCCAGAGTCCCACGGGATTGTGGGGAACACCATGTATGACCCAGACTTTAATGCCACGTTCACACTGCGTTCCAGAGAGAAACTGAACCACCGCTGGTGGGGCGGACAGCCTGTGAGTCCAGTCTAGAGTCCAGCTGACCAAAAAGCAGGCGTAACTCTTAAAGCATaaaatgcaaatttaaaaaGCGTACTTCTTTAAAAACTGGTGTTTGTACGTGTGCCGGAGCACACATTTTGTAAGTACGCAGAGTGACACAAAATCCTGAGAATATTGAACACATTTGTGACCATTTTGTCAACATTTTCTCTCCATAGATTTGAAGAGCTTACGTAAGGTGTTAAGGTCACTTATAACAGCGTTTAAGAGGACCGCTGGATTTCTGGATTTCAtctccttttgtttctttttcagatcTGGATCACCGCTGAGAAACAAGGAGTGAAACCAGGCACGTTCTTCTGGCCTTGGTACTTAAGTTAGTACTGGAATGTTTTTCAGTAGCTTTAGATATCAGACTTTACTGAGGAGTCACTTCCACTTTTCCTGCACTACTTATACATTCTTGATATATTTTGTGTTGATTTTCTTTGAATGTCCGATGGGCTCAGTCAGAGCCCTGGATCTCTCTTAATGAAATGCCCCCTCGGGGATAAGTCAGGCTGGAGCCTATGACTCGTTTCATGGGCAAACAGCTGGGTACACCCTGGATACCAGTCTGTGGCTTAGGTGTGGATGTTGCTGAGGATACTGCCAATTTAGGGAAACAGTACAGAAAGGAGACATGATGTGGATGCTGGTGAAGCTGTTGTTCATTGTGGGGAAATCTTTCTACTTGCCAAATAACACAATAAtgcactaaaataaataaaactcagtCTTTCAGGAGAAATAATGAGGGAGGttcagggaaaaaacaacacaaatacaCTTTAGTAGCTGAAAAACTCTTGAAGATTGAGTCCGAAGCAGTGAGGGGAAGATAAATGATAATGGGATACTGGGCAGAGTCaaagattttaattttaaaaagcaaatattaaaatgtgtgaCATCATTGAGCAACAGTGCTTCTCTGATGCTTCGTGTAATTAACTACAAAGTGTTATTAAGTCTGAGCAACACAGACGTAAAAGAGGagcttttgattttgatttgaccCGATGACCGAGCGCAGCGCGACTGACAGGCACGAAGCAGACAGGTTCATGTCAGCGAGTGTTTGCATGTCCATGACTCAATGATCACGAGGGCTACACATGAAGATGCGCACTAGTCACATcctgagacagacagacaatggGACAATACTCCCACACAGTCACAACAAAGGCCATTGAAGAGTCCGAGGAGTCCGAACAAAACGGCGTGTTCATCTGCTGATTTACATTCAAACCATCAGCCTCAGCTATTTGGTGACAGAATAAAAATTGATCGTCAGGTTTTGTcattaaaattttaatcatCATGATTCTTGTTTTCAGGGTGATTCCTCTTGAAAGGAGGATTTTGACCATCTTGCACTGGCTGCACTTGCCCGATGATGTCAGGTGTGTCCAtgtcttttttacttttttacaatAAATTAGCATGTAGctttcacacacaaaataatgtgtaaaattactcaCGAATGACAGTGACAGTGATACTGTGGGTGTGTCTGTTTAAGAGACTGCAGAGTCTGGGGTCAGTGATCGGATCAGAAGCCGATAAGTGTCAAGtggcttttattgtcatttcaacCATGCACAGTGTTACAGTACAGAGTGAAATGAGACAGCGTTCCTCAGAGACCCTGGTGCTACATATGACATATAACAGAGTAATGTGCAAACACTGCAATAAAACAAGACAAGACAGTGAAACACCAGACAGAACAGGACGATACAGAAACAAGACAGTGCAgtggaaatgtgcaaaatacTGTTgcattgtgcaaaaagtagcttgAAGGTGATGCTGCAGATAAGTGCTGGGTAGTGACGTGCATGGAGTGTTTGTACAGCTCGGTGTGTCAGCAGGTGAAGtaggtgtttgtgtttcttctctggttgTGCGTTCAGGTGAGATGCTTGAACTCACACTGAAACAAAGTTTTTTTCTACCTTGTTCAGTCATCACTGTTCCATGAAAAGTGTTTCGCAGCACAACGTTTCCTTCGTCATGTCTTTTCAGGCCGTATGTTTATGCTATCCACTCAGAGCAGCCCGATGCCTACGGACATCGAATGGGTCCACTCAGCAGTGAGGTGAGCTAGGCCTGAAGATGGTCTAAGAGGTGCGATTAATGATATGCAATAATCAATCATTTTGGTTTCAATTGAAATATTGTCCACAGCTGGACAACCCTCTGAGGGAAATTGACAACATCATTGGTCAGCTAATGAATGGACTGAAGCAGATGAACCTGCACCGCTGTATCAATCTCATCATTGTAGGAGATCACGGTATGAGCTCCACAGAAACCTGCTGAATTCAGAGGATTTTGTCTAATTAACCCTTTTATTACAGTTCTTGTAAATGCAGCAATGATTAGACAGTCCTCTATGTTTGTACTTGGAGGGAAGAGCTCCTTTACAGAGTAAGAGACCTTCTTTAGAACCTTTACTCCTTCACTGGGAGGAAGGAAAAGTGCTCAGGAAGCCCCCCAGCAGCCGGATCCTGTAGCCTCATTACTAAATAATgtttcagggtcacctgatctgCAACAACTTTGGATCAACTTTGAAGGGTTTCACTGAACTTTTTCGGACATCCTGGAAATGAGCAATCGCAATAGTCCAATCCAGAAACACCacatgcatggactagtttttcagcatcactctgagatgGGATGTTCCCAGTTTTCGCAATGGAAGGAAGAAGTTATGCATAGACTTTTTATATGAGGGCTACAGAAGAAACgattggtcaaaaatgactcaacATTTCTTCACAttagtttaattcaattcacttttatttctgCAGCACAAAATCACACGAGCAAACAGCTCACGCTGTTTTTTAGTATGAATAGAGACAATATGACAGAGAAAACACCAAATATCAGATGGCCCCCcatgaacaagcacttggcgacagtgggaaggaaaaactcccttttaacaggaagaaacctccagcagaaccaggctcagggaggggcggggccatctgctgtgattggttgaggGTGACGGGAGAAAAACAGGATTAAAGAAACACTAGATCTGACCTCTTCTAGTTCTGGAGGCCACAGAGATGCCATCAAGAGCTGCATCAGGTTTGAGAGTCTCTATTAAAACTGGTGAAAGTCACATGGTTCTTTTAAAAGACACACAGGTTCCTTCACTTGGCGTGTACTCTCAGTGTCAGCACAAGCATGAAACGTTTGGTCACACAACTTGTGTACGTCTGAGGTGTGTCGAGAAGTTACAGATGTCACTGCTGTGTCTCAGGGATGGAGGAGGCCCACTGCGACAGGACAGAGTTTCTCAGCAGCTACCCACTCAACATAGACGAGATCACGCTGATCCCTGGCTCGCTGGGCAGAATACGACCCCGTGAGCCAAAACCGACCACGTGTAAGTGCGCACATTTAAATAGCACAGTGTGACACGTGCTTTCTTTAGATGCAAAACCTGCTTTATATTTCTCAAATTTCCATTTCCAGATGACCCAAAAGTTGTGGTTGCAAACCTCACTGTAAGTAACAAATGTATAAGATCACAGTACAGCCTAAAACAAACTGAGCGGTTTGCTGTGTTTGCAGGGGTCAGGTCGTTCACCTTTGTATTTACTGTTTCAGTGCAAAATGCCAGCTCAGCACTTCAAGCCATACCTGAAACGGGATTTACCCAAGAGGCTTCACTACGCCAACAACAGACGGATTGAGGATGTCCATCTGCTGATGGAGAGGAAGTGGCACATTGCCAGGTAGCCTGTGATTCTAATCTGTCAGAAACGGTGTTTTAACTACCAATAAATCGAGATCTTATCAAGTCTGAGGAAGAAATAAGACGATTACAAAGGAAACGGGCAGCCTCAGTGACCTCTACTCCCACTTTATGTTTAAATTATGTCTGGTTAAATTTGAGGACTTTAAGTTAAGTTCACTGATATTTAGAAAGTGAGGTGAAGGAAGGATTTTTGCATTTTGTCACA is a window of Maylandia zebra isolate NMK-2024a linkage group LG22, Mzebra_GT3a, whole genome shotgun sequence DNA encoding:
- the enpp2l gene encoding autotaxin, encoding MLLGNLVVVAFCLWGIDVSRAYVFQASRPSEGGDNPPSHTKIISEWVSSAGSCKGRCFELEVASPPGCRCDNLCKTYYSCCSDFDEHCLKTEGGFECKQERCREERNEDHACHCSEDCLEKGDCCSNYKSMCKGETSWLQEECEDITSPECPAGFVRPPLIMLSLDGFRASYLKKDQSVIPNLHKLRGCGTSTPYMRPVYPSKTFPNLYTLATGLYPESHGIVGNTMYDPDFNATFTLRSREKLNHRWWGGQPIWITAEKQGVKPGTFFWPWVIPLERRILTILHWLHLPDDVRPYVYAIHSEQPDAYGHRMGPLSSELDNPLREIDNIIGQLMNGLKQMNLHRCINLIIVGDHGMEEAHCDRTEFLSSYPLNIDEITLIPGSLGRIRPREPKPTTYDPKVVVANLTCKMPAQHFKPYLKRDLPKRLHYANNRRIEDVHLLMERKWHIARKMPEKPRTRCGFFGDHGFDNKITSMRTIFIGHGPSFKFQKMVPEFENIELYNVMCDLLGLKPVPNNGTHGSLNDMLKDPPFQPSMPEEVTPPSPSSDAEISHDLGCSCDDENKVEINGLFTRASDGVYSYNSTQLPFGRPAVMFDTQYSLLHHVEFISGYSKELAMPLWTSYTLPPQEDMTPVPDASPSAQCIRVDARVSADHSQSCSAYGQNTHLTYGFLFPPELATSPESRYDASLITNTVPMYPAFKRVWSYLQGTLLRRYAEASNGINVLCGPVFDYNYDGLRDTTEKIKEFSADGFPVPTHFYTVITSCQEVNQTVDECDGALKVFSFLLPNKPDNSEACNSAEDESKWVEDMLKLHTARVRDVEILTGLDLYRSTNLTYTNTLILKTYLETFERDE